A genomic window from Candidatus Kouleothrix ribensis includes:
- a CDS encoding proline dehydrogenase family protein — MLRGSLLYLAEQPLARRVFGGPLAKPLVRRFVAGVGLREAIENVQKLNTAGMSATLDYLGESVGSAAEAGAAAAQYIAILHAIEQAQAQCNASLKLTQMGLDVDRDLCVRNVGRIITQAAQFGNFIRIDMEGSAYTQATLEIFKQLYARQQNVGVVIQAYLYRSEGDIRELNKLGARVRLCKGAYSEPASVAFAEKADTDKNFVKLMQLLLSEGNYPGIATHDQKMIEATRTYARQQGIAADRFEFQMLYGIRRDLQEQLVREGYRLRVYVPYGEEWYPYMMRRMAERPANLLFVLRGGLR, encoded by the coding sequence ATGCTTCGAGGATCGCTGCTGTACCTGGCCGAGCAGCCGCTGGCGCGGCGCGTGTTCGGGGGGCCGCTGGCCAAGCCGTTGGTGCGTCGTTTTGTCGCGGGGGTTGGCCTGCGCGAGGCGATCGAGAATGTTCAGAAGCTCAACACTGCCGGCATGAGCGCCACGCTCGACTACCTGGGCGAGTCGGTTGGCAGCGCGGCCGAGGCCGGCGCGGCGGCGGCGCAGTACATCGCCATCCTGCACGCGATCGAGCAGGCCCAGGCCCAGTGCAACGCCTCGCTCAAGCTCACCCAGATGGGCCTGGATGTCGACCGCGATCTGTGCGTGCGCAACGTCGGGCGGATCATCACGCAGGCTGCCCAATTCGGCAACTTCATCCGCATCGATATGGAAGGCTCGGCGTACACCCAGGCGACGCTCGAGATCTTCAAGCAGCTCTACGCACGCCAGCAAAACGTCGGCGTGGTGATCCAGGCCTACCTGTATCGCAGCGAGGGCGATATCCGCGAGCTGAATAAGCTCGGCGCGCGCGTGCGACTGTGCAAGGGCGCCTACAGCGAGCCGGCCAGCGTGGCGTTCGCCGAAAAGGCCGACACCGATAAGAACTTCGTAAAGCTCATGCAGCTGCTGCTGAGCGAGGGCAACTACCCCGGCATCGCCACGCACGACCAGAAGATGATCGAGGCTACGCGCACCTACGCCCGCCAGCAGGGCATCGCCGCCGACCGCTTCGAGTTCCAGATGCTCTATGGCATTCGGCGCGACCTGCAAGAGCAATTGGTGCGCGAGGGCTACCGGCTGCGCGTGTACGTGCCCTATGGCGAAGAGTGGTACCCCTATATGATGCGGCGCATGGCCGAGCGCCCGGCCAACCTACTATTTGTGCTGCGGGGCGGCCTGCGCTAA
- a CDS encoding polymer-forming cytoskeletal protein — translation MRKRQIYALLTFVAVCLALAVAPAGAADTRGGDQVRITPDEVIAGDLYVTAQRLTVDGTIKGDLIVGASQVVINGTVEGDLLALAQAVVVNGTVGDDLRAMAQAIMLGPNARVGGDMAVGAASLENQAGSHVRGDMLVGAFQGLLAGEVGQNVRGGLSRLELRGVVGGDVDVTVDGSDTGPSPMLFSPPQQVAVPSVAPGLTLADTARIGGKLSYTSATQAKAAPSAKVGGAIAFNQAQATQPAQAPQFPGLAILQRLAALLLVGALLVLLVPAWLGRLSDVVERRPLPSLGWGLLALGAFIAVLIGVLVATIALAMLFGFLTLGGLAAMIVSLGLLLNGALIVGYIAFAAYIAEAAIALAAGRWLLRRMQPNWAEQPLIPLALGLLLYVLLRAVPVLGGVLALVVMLLGMGALWQWGRALIQRGRPSVPPLADLQPV, via the coding sequence ATGAGAAAGCGACAGATCTACGCGCTATTGACGTTTGTAGCGGTATGCCTGGCCCTGGCCGTCGCGCCGGCTGGCGCGGCCGACACCCGCGGCGGCGATCAGGTGCGGATCACCCCCGACGAAGTGATCGCCGGCGATCTGTATGTGACCGCACAGCGCCTGACGGTCGACGGTACGATCAAGGGCGATTTGATCGTCGGCGCGAGCCAGGTCGTGATCAACGGCACTGTCGAAGGCGATCTGTTGGCGCTCGCCCAGGCGGTGGTGGTGAACGGCACAGTCGGCGATGACCTGCGCGCCATGGCCCAGGCGATCATGCTGGGGCCAAACGCGCGTGTTGGCGGCGACATGGCAGTTGGGGCTGCCAGCCTCGAGAATCAGGCCGGTAGCCACGTGCGCGGCGACATGCTGGTTGGTGCGTTCCAGGGCCTGCTGGCCGGCGAGGTTGGCCAGAATGTGCGCGGCGGCCTGAGCCGGCTCGAGCTGCGCGGCGTGGTTGGCGGCGATGTCGATGTGACGGTGGACGGCAGCGACACTGGCCCTTCGCCAATGCTGTTCTCGCCGCCGCAGCAGGTGGCCGTGCCGAGCGTAGCGCCCGGCCTGACCCTGGCCGACACCGCGCGGATCGGCGGGAAGCTCAGCTATACATCGGCTACCCAGGCTAAGGCTGCGCCGAGCGCCAAGGTTGGCGGCGCGATTGCGTTCAACCAGGCACAGGCCACGCAGCCGGCCCAGGCGCCGCAGTTCCCCGGCCTGGCAATCCTCCAGCGCCTGGCGGCGTTGCTGCTGGTGGGTGCGCTGCTGGTGCTGCTGGTGCCGGCCTGGCTCGGCCGGCTCTCCGACGTAGTCGAGCGGCGGCCATTGCCCAGCCTGGGCTGGGGCCTGCTGGCGCTGGGGGCATTCATCGCCGTGCTGATCGGCGTGCTGGTTGCCACGATCGCGCTTGCGATGCTGTTCGGCTTCCTGACGCTGGGTGGGCTTGCGGCCATGATCGTAAGCCTGGGCCTGCTGCTGAACGGCGCGCTGATCGTCGGCTATATCGCGTTTGCGGCCTATATCGCCGAGGCGGCCATTGCCCTGGCGGCCGGCCGCTGGCTGCTGCGGCGTATGCAGCCCAATTGGGCCGAACAGCCGCTGATCCCGCTCGCGCTAGGCCTGCTGCTGTATGTGCTGCTGCGGGCTGTGCCGGTGCTGGGCGGCGTGCTGGCGCTCGTGGTGATGCTGCTGGGCATGGGTGCGCTGTGGCAGTGGGGCCGCGCGCTGATCCAGCGCGGGCGCCCGTCGGTGCCGCCGCTGGCCGACCTGCAGCCGGTGTAA
- a CDS encoding zinc-binding dehydrogenase: MINAVVMPAPNAPLELRQFGEPALEPGAVLLRTLGSEVCGTDVHLWHGQLAGVPYPIIPGHVSVGQVAAIGGAAADVDGRPLEIGQLVTFLDVYGSCGRCWYCTVAHATTRCPQRKVYGITLSANEGLLGGWAEYIYLRPGVHIVALPPELPWETFLAAGCGLPTALHAVALAEIQFGDTVVVQGSGPVGLSAAILAQLRGAGRLIVIGGPALRLAMASTLGADTVIDIGTTSADERQAMVRELTRGRGADVTIEATGVAAAVPEGMRLTRDAGRYVVVGQYTNAGAVPFNPHLDLNQKHLELRGCWGSDVGHVYRSVQVLARYHRQFPWAEFVSGRYSLGQAQAALKDVAAQRVVKALIIP, from the coding sequence ATGATCAATGCAGTGGTGATGCCGGCGCCCAATGCGCCGCTCGAGCTGCGCCAGTTTGGCGAGCCGGCGCTCGAGCCGGGCGCGGTGCTGCTACGCACGCTCGGCAGCGAGGTGTGCGGCACGGACGTACACCTGTGGCATGGCCAGCTGGCCGGCGTGCCCTACCCGATCATCCCCGGCCATGTCAGCGTCGGGCAGGTGGCGGCGATCGGCGGCGCGGCTGCCGATGTCGACGGCAGGCCACTCGAAATCGGCCAGCTGGTCACGTTTCTCGATGTATACGGCTCGTGCGGGCGCTGCTGGTATTGCACTGTGGCCCACGCCACCACGCGCTGCCCGCAGCGCAAGGTCTATGGCATCACGCTTTCGGCCAACGAGGGCTTGCTGGGTGGCTGGGCCGAGTATATCTACCTGCGGCCGGGCGTGCATATCGTGGCGCTGCCGCCTGAGCTGCCGTGGGAAACATTTCTGGCGGCCGGCTGTGGCCTGCCCACCGCACTGCATGCCGTGGCGCTGGCCGAGATCCAGTTTGGCGATACAGTGGTGGTGCAGGGTAGCGGGCCGGTCGGGCTCAGCGCGGCCATCCTGGCGCAGCTGCGCGGCGCCGGCCGGCTGATCGTGATTGGCGGGCCAGCGCTGCGGCTGGCCATGGCCAGCACACTTGGCGCCGACACCGTGATCGATATCGGCACCACCAGCGCCGACGAGCGCCAGGCCATGGTGCGCGAGCTAACGCGTGGGCGCGGCGCCGATGTGACGATCGAAGCGACCGGCGTGGCGGCGGCCGTGCCCGAGGGTATGCGCCTCACGCGCGATGCCGGGCGCTATGTGGTGGTTGGCCAGTACACCAACGCCGGGGCGGTGCCGTTCAACCCACACCTCGACCTCAATCAGAAGCACCTCGAGCTACGTGGCTGCTGGGGTAGCGATGTGGGCCACGTGTATCGTTCGGTGCAGGTGCTGGCACGCTATCATCGGCAATTCCCCTGGGCCGAGTTCGTCAGCGGGCGCTATAGCCTCGGCCAGGCCCAGGCTGCGCTCAAAGACGTAGCCGCCCAACGCGTGGTCAAGGCGCTGATCATACCCTAG
- a CDS encoding transposase, which translates to MDTQLESPARFVALDIREHAAHVGAVDAAHRVVLRPHTIARAELEHWLCHNLTPADAVVLGMPANPWPLYDQIVALAGSAIIAHPQIAALIPTFQASADPRDTLRLARMHAAGLVPALWAPAAAVRDVRALAAQRGRLIQQHAAAGATLEQLLHEYHARPPGHSRLAADRPDWWARLPLPAAAAQRARDALAAYNRATALLRELDQRLLAISEGEHWRGDIERLLVVAGMDRLSALVLLGVIGDAKRFAAAEQLVGYAGLAPHTQHRGAPSGRHELRATMLDVTERALRHSPEWQARFAELERRIGSGRAHLAIARKLLVQVWQVLAAPAQALGNSADEARERQVRPAA; encoded by the coding sequence GTGGATACGCAGCTCGAATCGCCCGCGCGCTTTGTCGCGCTCGATATTCGCGAGCATGCCGCGCATGTTGGCGCGGTTGACGCGGCCCATCGCGTGGTGCTGCGCCCACATACGATCGCGCGGGCCGAGCTCGAGCACTGGCTGTGCCACAACCTGACACCGGCCGACGCGGTGGTGCTGGGCATGCCGGCCAACCCGTGGCCCCTGTACGATCAGATTGTGGCGCTGGCCGGCTCGGCGATTATCGCGCACCCGCAGATCGCCGCACTCATCCCGACATTTCAGGCCAGCGCCGACCCACGCGATACACTGCGGCTTGCCCGCATGCATGCCGCCGGGCTGGTGCCGGCGCTGTGGGCGCCGGCGGCGGCGGTGCGCGATGTGCGCGCGCTGGCGGCTCAGCGTGGGCGGCTGATTCAGCAGCACGCCGCCGCCGGCGCTACGCTCGAGCAGCTGCTGCACGAGTACCACGCCCGGCCGCCCGGCCACAGCCGCCTGGCCGCCGACCGGCCGGACTGGTGGGCGCGCCTGCCGCTGCCCGCCGCTGCAGCCCAGCGCGCGCGCGATGCCCTGGCGGCGTATAACCGCGCCACAGCTCTGCTGCGCGAGCTCGACCAGCGCCTGCTGGCTATTAGCGAGGGCGAGCACTGGCGTGGCGATATTGAGCGGCTGCTGGTGGTGGCTGGGATGGATCGGCTGAGCGCGCTGGTGCTGCTGGGCGTTATTGGCGACGCCAAGCGCTTCGCTGCGGCCGAGCAGCTAGTGGGCTACGCCGGGCTTGCGCCGCATACCCAGCATCGTGGTGCGCCCAGCGGGCGGCACGAGCTGCGTGCGACCATGCTAGACGTAACTGAGCGTGCGCTGCGGCACAGCCCCGAGTGGCAGGCTCGTTTCGCCGAGCTCGAGCGACGGATCGGCAGCGGACGTGCGCATCTAGCGATTGCGCGCAAGCTGCTGGTACAGGTGTGGCAGGTGCTGGCGGCGCCGGCCCAGGCGCTAGGCAACTCGGCCGACGAAGCCCGCGAGCGCCAGGTGCGCCCGGCCGCATAA
- a CDS encoding ABC transporter permease has protein sequence MSDDLTLAANNPQPGIPPARRPLLDQRWVSTLLILIGFGLAWEGAKALFSIPDQKLPHLATIAGEFGTRTRGGAGPPLAVTMLQNAAVTFGEALAGFALGGLLGCSLAVLFAASRLLERGLLPFVVGSQTVPILAIAPMVVVGLGRLGAPDLLSKAIVAAYLTFFPVTIGMLRGLRSVPRDALALMRSYAASPGQTFWKLRLPSALPYLFTSLKVAATASVIGAIVAELPAGSKSGIGVTIINATQYYNSRPPVLYVAVLVAGAIGLCFYGMVALAERLIVRERKVE, from the coding sequence GTGAGCGATGATCTCACACTGGCGGCAAACAATCCCCAGCCGGGCATACCGCCCGCGCGGCGGCCGCTGCTCGACCAGCGTTGGGTCTCGACGCTGCTGATCTTGATTGGCTTTGGGTTGGCCTGGGAAGGCGCCAAAGCGCTGTTTAGCATCCCCGATCAGAAGCTCCCGCACCTCGCGACGATCGCCGGCGAGTTTGGCACGCGCACGCGCGGCGGCGCCGGCCCGCCGCTGGCCGTGACTATGCTGCAAAATGCGGCGGTGACGTTTGGCGAGGCGCTGGCCGGCTTCGCGCTGGGCGGCCTGCTGGGCTGTAGCCTGGCGGTGCTGTTCGCGGCATCGCGGCTGCTCGAGCGCGGGCTGCTGCCGTTTGTAGTCGGCTCGCAGACGGTGCCGATCCTGGCGATTGCCCCCATGGTCGTGGTGGGGCTTGGGCGGCTGGGCGCGCCTGATCTGCTATCGAAGGCGATCGTAGCGGCCTACCTGACATTCTTCCCAGTGACGATCGGCATGTTGCGCGGGCTGCGCTCGGTGCCGCGCGACGCGCTGGCGCTGATGCGCTCGTACGCAGCCTCGCCAGGGCAGACCTTCTGGAAGCTGCGCTTGCCGTCGGCGTTGCCCTACCTGTTCACCTCGCTCAAAGTTGCCGCTACTGCCAGTGTGATCGGCGCGATTGTGGCCGAACTACCAGCCGGATCGAAGAGCGGCATCGGCGTCACCATCATCAACGCCACCCAATACTACAACTCGCGCCCGCCGGTGCTGTACGTCGCCGTGCTGGTAGCCGGGGCGATCGGGCTGTGCTTCTATGGCATGGTGGCGCTGGCCGAACGGCTGATCGTGCGTGAAAGAAAGGTAGAGTAG